In a single window of the Zea mays cultivar B73 chromosome 5, Zm-B73-REFERENCE-NAM-5.0, whole genome shotgun sequence genome:
- the LOC103627796 gene encoding WAT1-related protein: MGVGKVLNDVKPYLAMVLLQVGFAGMYIVAVASLKRGMSHFVLVVYRNLCATAVMAPFALWFERNARPRMTITIFLKIMGLAMLEPVLDQNLYYMGANLTSAGFASALINILPAVTFVMALVLRMEKVRLRSVHSQAKIAGTVLTVAGAVLMVLYHGPVVQFPWSKGQHHHDSAGGQGANSAAAAGGFLTGIITIVIACVCWSAFFVLQANTLKSYPAELSLTALICLMGSLMSGSVALVAERRNTQAWVIGFDTRLFTAVYAGIVCSGVAYYVQGIVSRQRGPVFVTAFNPLCMIITAVMGSIILKEEITLGSVIGAAIIVLGLYALIWGKSKDSVADVSASGGSKGASAAAAVELPITLAQPNGNGNCKHEVGSGRGVVFDVETPAANNGHY, encoded by the exons ATGGGCGTGGGAAAAGTTCTGAACGACGTGAAGCCGTACCTGGCCATGGTCCTGCTGCAGGTAGGCTTCGCCGGGATGTACATCGTGGCCGTGGCCTCGCTCAAGCGCGGGATGAGCCACTTCGTCCTCGTCGTGTACCGTAACCTCTGCGCCACCGCCGTCATGGCGCCATTCGCGCTCTGGTTCGAGAG GAACGCGAGGCCAAGGATGACCATCACCATCTTCCTCAAGATAATGGGGCTCGCCATGCTCGA ACCGGTGCTGGACCAGAACCTCTACTACATGGGGGCGAACCTGACCTCGGCCGGCTTCGCGTCGGCGCTCATAAACATCCTCCCGGCCGTCACGTTCGTCATGGCCCTGGTCCTGCGCATGGAGAAGGTGCGGCTGCGGAGCGTGCACAGCCAGGCCAAGATCGCGGGCACGGTCCTCACGGTCGCCGGCGCGGTGCTCATGGTCCTGTACCATGGCCCCGTGGTGCAGTTCCCGTGGTCCAAGGGGCAGCACCACCACGACAGCGCCGGCGGCCAGGGAGCCAACagtgccgccgccgccggcggctTCCTCACGGGGATCATCACCATCGTAATCGCCTGCGTCTGCTGGTCCGCCTTCTTCGTGCTCCAGGCCAACACGCTCAAGAGCTACCCCGCGGAGCTGTCGCTGACGGCGCTCATCTGCCTCATGGGGTCGCTCATGAGCGGCTCCGTCGCGCTCGTCGCCGAGCGCCGCAACACCCAGGCCTGGGTCATCGGCTTCGACACCCGCCTCTTCACCGCCGTCTACGCC GGCATAGTGTGCTCCGGCGTGGCATACTACGTGCAAGGCATCGTGTCCAGGCAACGAGGCCCGGTGTTCGTCACGGCCTTCAACCCTCTCTGCATGATCATCACCGCCGTCATGGGCTCCATCATACTCAAAGAAGAGATCACTCTCGGAAG CGTGATTGGCGCTGCGATCATCGTGTTAGGCCTGTACGCGCTCATCTGGGGCAAGAGCAAGGACAGCGTGGCCGACGTCTCAGCATCAGGCGGCTCCAAGGGCGCATCAGCGGCTGCCGCCGTCGAGCTGCCCATCACCTTGGCGCAGCCCAACGGCAACGGCAACTGCAAGCACGAGGTCGGCAGCGGCCGCGGCGTCGTCTTCGACGTCGAGACGCCGGCGGCCAACAACGGCCATTACTAG